A window of Tetrapisispora phaffii CBS 4417 chromosome 9, complete genome contains these coding sequences:
- the SAF1 gene encoding SCF ubiquitin ligase complex subunit SAF1 (similar to Saccharomyces cerevisiae SAF1 (YBR280C); ancestral locus Anc_1.307): MSINHEENEDNSLLNPDIIQAALPFLSPTDLKNLSLTNKYFNKLLNYSSSDTLWHELYHKVYNTRYTDDEPFQTALTNEYRNYPSMIMAGKFTDCSWHDIFKLRSKNTHMYTWGCLKHGRLGYDVGSNPKLTEDQLNQSGFRVKSGVNQPVMVPWITINEDNSNLNDFSVAEVSGGGFSFQILTKSGKLFSTGSTFSGGYNGPGPINDEIDYNPFRSLIENLENSLPRIRIGGRMDINTTGVMGGRAMRNFGPTPASNVPQPTVIPGQPHSDIYSGLMELEKTTNTTLDGNSNIRRMFPRNVFDFYTDTSNKVTRVNEKKMESVRFVAVSSGRSHFLALDENNKLYSWDTKDLDHGVQLGFKDIDLNEHPIIKISCGWNFSCAYIYNIGLVVWKAREALKKGQLISNVDYEIIPNTSDNCAENKILDFTCLKDNRVLFITNKGDKLFDYFNGEITSSPVHLDNNIIKISSCFSSLVLFTTAQCFKIDIRGSILDFDNIMPIQLDDTDDTIVSLASGDFHSLALTQKGNLYSWGLESQLSGCLGLGLPDSIVQEERVGIYENNGRNIRVLNPSKIKLEDDCVAIAVAAGGWQSSALIVKK, from the coding sequence ATGTCCATAAATCATGAAGAAAATGAGgataattctttattaaaCCCTGACATTATACAAGCTGCTTTACCCTTTCTATCACCTACTGACCTGAAGAATCTATCATTAAcgaataaatattttaacaaattaCTTAACTACTCGTCATCTGATACTCTTTGGCACGAATTATATCATAAAGTTTACAACACTAGATATACCGACGATGAGCCCTTCCAAACTGCATTAACAAATGAATATAGAAATTATCCCTCGATGATTATGGCAGGGAAATTTACAGATTGCTCCTGGcatgatatttttaaattaagATCTAAAAATACACATATGTATACATGGGGATGTTTGAAACATGGAAGATTAGGATATGATGTAGGATCTAATCCCAAATTAACTGAAGATCAATTAAACCAGTCTGGATTCAGAGTTAAATCAGGCGTAAATCAACCTGTTATGGTTCCATGGATAACAATAAATGAggataattcaaatttaaacGATTTTTCTGTTGCTGAAGTTTCTGGAGGCGGATTTTCATTCCAAATATTAACTAAATCAGGTAAACTATTTTCTACAGGTTCTACATTTTCTGGCGGTTACAACGGACCTGGTCCTATTAATGATGAGATAGATTACAACCCCTTCCGAAGTCTAATTGAAAACTTGGAGAATTCGCTGCCTCGAATTAGAATTGGAGGAAGGATGGATATTAATACGACTGGTGTAATGGGTGGGAGAGCAATGAGAAATTTTGGGCCAACACCAGCTTCAAATGTACCTCAACCTACAGTAATACCAGGACAGCCACATTCTGACATTTATTCAGGGTTAATGGAGTTGGAGAAAACAACCAATACGACGTTGGACggaaattcaaatataagAAGAATGTTTCCAAGAAATGTTTTCGATTTCTATACTGATACTTCAAATAAAGTGACTAgagttaatgaaaaaaaaatggaatcAGTTAGGTTTGTTGCAGTATCATCTGGAAGATCACACTTTCTTGCCttagatgaaaataataaactatATTCTTGGGATACGAAGGATTTGGATCATGGAGTTCAATTGGgatttaaagatattgatttaaatgaacatccaatcattaaaatttcatgCGGTTGGAATTTCAGTTGTGCATACATCTACAATATTGGTTTGGTAGTTTGGAAAGCCAGAGAAGCTCTAAAAAAGGGCCAGCTGATATCTAATGTCGATTACGAAATTATTCCAAATACTTCCGATAACTGTGCTGAAAATAAGATCCTAGACTTTACCTGTCTCAAAGATAACCGTGTTCTATTTATTACCAATAAAGGTGACAAactatttgattattttaatgGGGAAATTACATCATCTCCAGTACACCTTGataacaatataataaaaatatcatcatgTTTCAGTTCACTGGTGTTGTTTACGACTGCGCAATGTTTCAAGATTGATATTCGCGGAAGCATTTTAGATTTTGATAACATAATGCCTATCCAACTTGATGATACAGATGATACGATTGTATCACTAGCATCTGGTGATTTTCATTCTTTAGCATTGACACAGAAAGGTAACCTGTATTCTTGGGGATTGGAAAGTCAATTATCGGGGTGCTTAGGGTTGGGTTTACCTGATTCAATTGTTCAAGAGGAGAGAGTAGGAATATACGAAAACAATGGCAGAAATATTAGAGTTCTTAACCCAAGTAAAATTAAGTTAGAAGACGACTGCGTCGCCATTGCAGTTGCAGCTGGTGGTTGGCAGTCCTCTGCCTTAATAGTCAagaaatga
- the MPM1 gene encoding Mpm1p (similar to Saccharomyces cerevisiae MPM1 (YJL066C); ancestral locus Anc_1.310) encodes MGLYDKNQDINRFNETVIERELNNADDGFPNLGSDFFQEANEIISHPFRWGIVNSQNGQLDKVLSRNYDGLGDFQNIFGLPTRSPTSTWFGELFDPSVYNNQLIRQGVTGLYSFTAPTTEQYSSCMETNGLSVWDSNGWWRCLFPRSTIERNIEKKNLQNSIYGEQKNAILSKEDVLSDVDHKKYGIFFQEYTDLLNWKSQMNRIIKNRQQEQNTIAKKNDELKSANSTDLVLADTPENLMMTDYSSLDDNIDNKSVIGSAKYTTYNSTREGKEKIQLWKTYYDDDTVNIKSQKTIKPADGSKPKTEYSEKTVNRKDDNSSF; translated from the coding sequence ATGGGTTTATATGATAAAAATCAAGATATTAACCGATTTAATGAAACCGTTATAGAGAGGGAGCTGAATAACGCTGATGATGGGTTTCCAAATTTAGGGTCTGATTTCTTTCAAGAGGCAAATGAGATTATTTCACATCCTTTTAGATGGGGTATTGTTAACTCACAGAATGGTCAACTAGATAAAGTACTATCAAGGAACTACGATGGTTTAGGAGactttcaaaatatattcgGCCTTCCAACTAGATCACCAACTTCAACATGGTTTGGGGAATTATTTGATCCAAGTGTTTACAATAACCAACTCATCAGACAAGGAGTAACAGGTCTGTATAGTTTCACTGCACCCACAACTGAACAATACTCGTCATGCATGGAAACAAATGGTTTATCTGTTTGGGATTCCAACGGTTGGTGGAGATGCTTATTCCCCAGATCAACCATCGAAAGGAACAtagagaagaaaaatttacaaaatagCATTTACGGTGAACAGAAAAATGCtatattatcaaaagaaGATGTTTTATCTGATGTTGACCATAAAAAATACGGAATCTTTTTCCAAGAATATactgatttattaaattggaAGTCTCAAATGAAtagaatcattaaaaatagGCAACAGGAACAAAATACCATTGCCAAAAAGAATGATGAGCTAAAATCAGCTAATAGTACTGATTTAGTGTTAGCTGATACTCCGGAAAACCTCATGATGACAGATTATAGTTCTTTGGATGATAacattgataataaatcagTGATAGGTTCTGCAAAATATACAACTTACAATTCAACTCGAgaaggaaaagaaaaaatccAATTATGGAAGACATattatgatgatgataCAGTGAATATAAAATCTCAGAAGACCATTAAACCAGCAGATGGTAGTAAACCAAAAACTGAATATTCAGAAAAAACTGTAAACAGAAAGGATGACAATTCATCCTTTTAA
- the TPHA0I01210 gene encoding histone-fold protein (similar to Saccharomyces cerevisiae DPB3 (YBR278W) and DLS1 (YJL065C); ancestral locus Anc_1.311): protein MPTAEHVNMMDLDDQSLDNLYKLKAPKLPISKVKKIARCDPEYVITSNSAFIATAFATEIFIKNFAEETIVLSQLSSTNGQKVKRITYADLAKTVQRHEKFHFLTDVIPITKNLKTLVKQNKVRYSNVAPSSGNQRTLPFQSMSTNTNDSKDEVNSGDEIYDENDDIEEAEEEEDDEDDDAEDEDELEAKTVQEQKDMQDELKKVEQLNYVIDLDKEDSNSNDEEINDHYGESDEE, encoded by the coding sequence ATGCCAACAGCTGAACATGTCAATATGATGGATTTGGATGATCAGAGTTTAGATAAtctttataaattaaaggcTCCAAAACTACCCATCTCgaaagtgaaaaaaatagCAAGATGTGATCCAGAATACGTGATCACTTCGAACTCTGCATTCATTGCAACTGCATTTGCCACCGAGATCTTCATAAAGAACTTTGCTGAAGAGACGATTGTTCTGTCGCAATTAAGTAGTACAAATGGTCAAAAAGTTAAGAGGATTACATATGCAGATTTGGCAAAAACCGTCCAAAGACATGAAAAGTTTCATTTCTTGACTGATGTGATACCAATTACAAAGAACTTGAAAACTCTGGTCAAACAAAATAAGGTAAGATATTCAAATGTGGCACCATCGTCAGGAAACCAACGTACACTACCTTTCCAATCAATGAGCACTAATACCAATGACTCCAAAGATGAAGTCAATTCCGGGGACGAGATCTATGATGAGAACGATGATATCGAAGAAGCtgaagaagaggaagacgatgaagatgatgatgctGAAGATGAGGACGAGTTAGAAGCTAAAACCGTCCAAGAACAAAAGGACATGCAagatgaattaaaaaaagtCGAGCAATTGAATTATGTTATAGATTTAGATAAAGAAGATTCCAATAGCAACGACGAAGAGATAAACGACCATTATGGAGAATCTGATGAAGagtaa
- the MRPL8 gene encoding mitochondrial 54S ribosomal protein bL17m (similar to Saccharomyces cerevisiae MRPL8 (YJL063C); ancestral locus Anc_1.313) — protein MTKGLARKLSRTKAHRTALLKNLVSDLFQHGSIVSTHEKCMEARTLAERVVSMCNKDIALMKNDQATLDTVYRRNIQSRLFLSGDNSKLLKKVYSICNNNVELQEKARKSGFTRVLHLEPRLNDGARQSILELVDYPVIDTLDTDTDAVKLHRGNIKLWLLVKTVLYNEAHSLPHDQLTLKNLHTIAAYKTKEAFAKEIGAIRSVLLQEIYNDKPIVPEQETKTLDALITQIYNYTKPEALQRRGFQVMQERPPRSI, from the coding sequence ATGACTAAAGGTTTGGCTAGGAAGTTGTCGAGGACAAAGGCTCACAGGACCGCattgttgaagaatttgGTGTCGGACTTGTTCCAACATGGCTCTATAGTCTCGACTCACGAAAAATGCATGGAAGCACGCACCTTGGCAGAACGTGTGGTCTCCATGTGCAACAAGGACATAGCTCTAATGAAGAACGACCAAGCAACGTTGGACACCGTCTACAGAAGAAATATCCAATCGAGGTTGTTTTTGTCGGGTGATAATTCGAAATTGCTGAAGAAAGTGTATTCTATCTGCAATAATAACGTCGAATTGCAAGAAAAGGCAAGAAAGTCGGGTTTCACAAGAGTCCTGCACCTGGAGCCACGGTTGAACGACGGTGCCAGGCAATCGATCTTGGAATTGGTCGACTATCCAGTCATCGACACATTGGACACCGATACAGATGCTGTGAAGCTGCACAGAGGTAATATTAAACTGTGGTTACTGGTCAAGACTGTCCTGTACAATGAGGCGCACTCTTTGCCGCATGATCAGTTGACTTTGAAGAATCTGCATACGATTGCCGCATATAAGACCAAAGAAGCGTTCGCAAAAGAGATTGGTGCCATTAGATCCGTGCTTCTGCAGGAAATATACAATGATAAACCGATTGTTCCAGAACAAGAAACAAAGACTCTTGATGCTTTGATCACACAGATTTACAACTATACGAAGCCAGAAGCACTGCAAAGACGAGGGTTCCAGGTCATGCAGGAGAGGCCACCACGCAGTATATAG
- the COA3 gene encoding Coa3p (similar to Saccharomyces cerevisiae YJL062W-A; ancestral locus Anc_1.314) encodes MLAPSNYTDKRTWKMTPAMIRARKPFFVRNMVGLSALLGASLGIYFYTYRVLHKDNDFADVPIPPIDKKELEALQKEFSTK; translated from the coding sequence ATGCTAGCTCCCTCCAATTACACAGATAAAAGAACATGGAAAATGACACCTGCGATGATACGTGCCAGAAAACCGTTCTTCGTTAGGAACATGGTTGGATTGAGTGCGTTGCTGGGCGCCTCGCTGGGGATTTATTTCTATACCTATAGAGTTTTACACAAGGACAACGATTTTGCGGACGTTCCCATCCCACCGATAGATAAGAAAGAGCTGGAAGCACTACAGAAGGAGTTTTCCACAAAATAG
- the YCK2 gene encoding serine/threonine protein kinase YCK2 (similar to Saccharomyces cerevisiae YCK1 (YHR135C) and YCK2 (YNL154C); ancestral locus Anc_2.105) — translation MNATSSNVNTMNNTNVTVHGTMAMNHTGNSNMVSGNTNASASVSASNANPSNTSTRDDSTIVGLHYRIGKKIGEGSFGVLFEGSNMTNGASVAIKFEPRKTEAPQLKDEYRTYKILRDTPGIPNAYYFGQEGLHNILVIDLLGPSLEDLFDWCNRKFSVKSVVQVAVQMITLIENVHARDLIYRDIKPDNFLIGRPGQQDENNVHLIDFGMAKQYRDPKTKQHIPYREKKSLSGTARYMSINTHLGREQSRRDDMEALGHVFFYFLRGQLPWQGLKAPNNKQKYEKIGEKKRSTNVYDLAQGLPIQFGRYLEIVRNLSFEETPDYEGYRNLLLSVLDDINETQDGQYDWMKLNGGRGWDLAINKKPNLHGYGHPNPPNEKSRRHRNKLQQQQQHHQQQQQQQQQQQQQQQQQQQLQQQQLQHQQQQHQQQLQQQQNLMNNNIHDDAFNAQQQRLDPTSYEAYQQQTEQKYAQQRQQKQQRSQQPYQAQNRMNGVDYRNNGGAMNNVQQPQQNKYHFQQEPSAANKNNNQNNNLQQNTNMDMTSLNSHKGFFSKLGCC, via the coding sequence ATGAACGCGACTAGCAGCAACGTTAACACCATGAATAACACTAACGTCACGGTCCATGGCACTATGGCCATGAACCACACCGGTAATTCAAATATGGTCAGCGGGAACACCAACGCTAGCGCCAGTGTTTCTGCTTCGAATGCGAACCCAAGCAACACAAGCACCAGAGATGACTCTACCATTGTTGGTCTGCACTACAGAATCGGCAAGAAAATCGGGGAAGGTTCTTTCGGTGTGCTGTTCGAGGGCTCCAACATGACCAATGGCGCTAGTGTCGCAATCAAATTCGAGCCGAGGAAAACAGAGGCCCCCCAGTTGAAAGACGAGTACCGCACCTATAAGATCCTGAGAGACACCCCCGGCATTCCAAATGCATACTACTTCGGCCAAGAAGGTTTGCACAACATCTTAGTCATCGATCTTCTCGGTCCCTCCCTGGAAGACCTGTTCGACTGGTGCAACAGGAAGTTCTCAGTCAAGTCCGTCGTTCAGGTCGCCGTGCAAATGATCACGCTGATCGAAAACGTTCACGCCCGCGACCTCATCTACAGAGATATCAAGCCAGATAATTTCTTGATAGGAAGACCAGGCCAGCAGGATGAGAACAATGTCCATTTGATCGATTTTGGTATGGCAAAACAGTACAGGGATCCAAAGACAAAACAACATATCCCATATAGAGAAAAGAAGTCCCTAAGTGGCACCGCCAGATACATGTCCATCAACACGCACTTGGGTAGAGAGCAGAGCAGAAGAGACGATATGGAGGCCCTGGGCCACGTTTTCTTCTACTTCCTGAGAGGACAGTTGCCATGGCAAGGTTTGAAAGCACCAAataacaaacaaaaatacGAAAAGATTGGTGAGAAGAAAAGATCAACTAACGTCTACGATTTGGCTCAAGGTTTACCAATCCAATTCGGTAGATACTTGGAGATCGTAAGAAATTTGTCCTTTGAAGAAACACCAGATTATGAAGGTTACAGAAATTTGCTATTGAGTGTCTTGGACGATATCAATGAAACTCAAGACGGGCAATACGATTGGATGAAGTTGAATGGCGGTAGGGGCTGGGATTTGGCAATTAACAAAAAGCCAAATTTACACGGTTACGGTCATCCAAACCCACCAAATGAAAAGTCCAGAAGACATAGAAATAAACTacagcaacaacagcaacatcatcagcaacagcagcagcaacagcagcaacaacaacaacaacagcagcagcagcaacagctacaacagcaacaactACAACAtcagcagcagcagcatCAGCAACAGTTGCAACAACAGCAAAATCTAATGAACAATAACATACACGACGATGCATTCAATGCTCAACAACAAAGATTGGACCCTACTTCGTACGAGGCTTACCAACAACAAACAGAACAGAAATACGCACAGCAAAGACAACAAAAGCAACAGCGCAGTCAACAACCATATCAGGCACAAAACCGCATGAATGGTGTAGACTACCGTAACAATGGCGGAGCTATGAACAATGTTCAACAGCCACAACAAAACAAGTATCATTTCCAACAAGAACCATCTGCtgcaaataaaaataacaatcaAAACAACAATTTACAACAAAACACCAATATGGACATGACTTCATTGAACTCCCACAAAGGATTTTTCAGCAAATTGGGCTGTTGttaa
- the TPHA0I01250 gene encoding AN1-type zinc finger protein (similar to Saccharomyces cerevisiae YNL155W; ancestral locus Anc_2.106), whose product MNEISLSDDANKTGMLDVGTHCGFCQQLDFLTFHCKHCNGDFCSQHRSIKEHHCPHPPKTETQTEVPTSRGNGGDYLKILLPEDSATRVQKGHTLHSPQPTGKDILGASTKNENALSKLIKFFQAKKKLSNYNEKISKSKNRSPVYMLASIKKSAKGDNNIPVDKRMYIKCYVIDDNVDNEPTDIFINNTWSLGKTLDYLASSLGVSNNNTSFKTTDEEQLFLCKNKKGGSDSFDMESIECLDLSLRVQKALVNLEVVYLVRGHKFR is encoded by the coding sequence ATGAATGAGATTTCATTAAGTGACGATGCAAACAAGACAGGAATGCTTGATGTTGGCACACATTGTGGATTTTGCCAGCAGTTGGATTTTTTAACGTTCCACTGTAAACATTGCAATGGCGATTTTTGTTCACAACATAGATCGATAAAGGAACATCATTGTCCACATCCTCCCAAAACAGAGACACAGACTGAGGTACCAACATCAAGAGGGAATGGGGGagattatttgaaaattctGCTACCTGAGGATAGCGCCACTAGGGTACAGAAGGGTCATACTCTACATTCGCCTCAACCTACAGGAAAAGATATACTTGGAGCATCGACGAAGAATGAAAACGCATTATCCAAACTGATAAAATTCTTTCaagcaaagaaaaaattatctaattATAACGAGAAGATCTCAAAATCTAAGAATAGGAGTCCTGTGTATATGTTGGCTTCAATTAAGAAATCTGCGAAAGGTGACAACAATATACCTGTTGATAAAAGAATGTACATCAAATGTTATGTGATCGATGACAATGTAGATAATGAACCTACggatatatttataaataatacatGGTCACTTGGAAAGACATTAGATTATCTTGCGAGCTCATTGGGTGTGAGTAACAACAATACTAGTTTCAAGACTACGGATGAAGAACAATTGTTTCTTTGTAAGAATAAGAAAGGAGGCAGTGATTCATTTGACATGGAGAGTATTGAATGTTTAGATTTATCCTTGAGAGTTCAAAAAGCACTTGTTAACCTTGAGGTTGTTTATTTAGTTCGCGGTCATAAgtttagataa
- the PGA1 gene encoding Pga1p (similar to Saccharomyces cerevisiae PGA1 (YNL158W); ancestral locus Anc_2.111), whose translation MLSYTYFALWVWCLHIVAGNTETFLVSLPADYPIFKYVGDVGAHDYHVLSLNNTNNDKITINPIVSARTVTHYIELQSLKKFESYMVKTCWSAVSPISIHNMDTMIVPPLQDFMGTTSEHPRFFIAFDITQDSYPTIDMLESLINVSVTNVKLGIPVDLYSTIIYILFTCGFVFALERYLNLVARITTI comes from the coding sequence ATGCTCTCGTACACTTATTTTGCTCTGTGGGTTTGGTGCTTGCACATCGTTGCAGGAAACACAGAGACGTTCTTGGTGAGTCTGCCTGCCGACTATCCAATTTTCAAGTATGTCGGTGATGTGGGTGCTCATGATTATCATGTactttcattaaataacaCAAACAACGACAAAATCACCATCAACCCGATTGTGAGTGCACGCACCGTTACTCACTACATCGAATTGCAAtctttgaagaaatttGAATCGTACATGGTAAAGACCTGCTGGTCTGCAGTGTCACCAATCTCAATACATAATATGGATACAATGATTGTTCCGCCATTGCAAGACTTTATGGGCACCACAAGCGAACATCCAAGGTTCTTTATAGCATTCGACATCACTCAAGATTCGTATCCTACCATTGACATGTTGGAATCTTTGATCAATGTCAGCGTGACTAACGTTAAATTAGGCATACCAGTAGACCTGTATTCAactataatatatatattatttacatgTGGCTTCGTATTTGCATTGGaaagatatttaaatcTAGTTGCACGTATAACCACTATATAA
- the TPHA0I01270 gene encoding uncharacterized protein (similar to Saccharomyces cerevisiae YHR131C and YNL144C; ancestral locus Anc_2.113): MARARIDCTGDAPAMEPDVLRSLGSDHSIASSFDVAPDSLVSNSNTTLYSDHNILNELALKNLQCYNANFDKIDNEFIYLIDPVPVHTPDYTSVFPYQVSKLSQNPIYERVVKNESLPPYKHTIYKYTVVSVKQEFATPYEPSLNRNWVNLIVELNSTQLNFYSIEESLTSSIKSYSSNVFETNDFRLNSNAKFHNFFKKTKTYMLDDVETKKILKKIKKNPSKYLNNSNMVTSFSLQFGKVGIPKDYKKRSHALRLRLETQQFLIKFPTIDDLIYWANYIHMGICISLDLDLRELPKYKFIPRRRRRRRDVISDEPHERNERRPQISGYIRSSSGSALFMSNPNRDNYLSEHLNLLHSTPISDKSHSPLISQSLKSPTGLNDGRSNSLSIKIKNIFKSNKSRPSSTSNTPSNSRSSTPVSLSRKEHFQNTRTRTTRSTSLPSSIRSPALTTKKSLSSIKVNIKQDRIENSSTCTIHAPAARHNTNMNSLLNSDSFNNERSSKNEVNSFIDKPIDLIAFGEESPTTEQNISPNSMERRTLDPNLTIQNEKCKHSISLHQMDYLDVIGEYNNEDDEYEEGEEIYSDGDYAEDEIMSRSNSTNRLSIYDVEGFFHESDDDDDYDFHFNGVTNSQTRTTSMNETNQTPTSVPVNHQPSITIYDYHDEIKWYPPSKQMTRKRFIKHSLRCLKTLNEKKAWVGKICIQPQNIKSSDGIKPIYIGDPKNNSKSLNGYHIDSPTRNHPVKASIIGPVGFIHFSEKYTLLDKMESKHIE; this comes from the coding sequence ATGGCCAGAGCTAGAATAGACTGCACTGGTGATGCGCCGGCAATGGAGCCAGATGTGCTCAGATCATTAGGTTCAGACCATTCGATTGCGTCCTCCTTTGATGTAGCTCCAGATAGTCTGGTTTCCAACTCCAATACAACTCTATACAGCGATCATAACATTCTCAATGAACTCgctttgaaaaatttacaatGTTATAATGCAAACTTCGATAAGATCGATAATGAATTCATCTATTTAATAGATCCAGTACCTGTGCATACCCCAGACTACACAAGCGTTTTCCCGTATCAGGTTAGTAAACTTTCACAGAACCCAATATACGAGAGAGTAGTGAAAAATGAATCACTTCCACCTTATAAGCATACGATTTACAAATATACAGTGGTGTCTGTGAAACAGGAGTTTGCAACACCTTATGAACCTTCATTGAATAGAAATTGGGTTAACCTGATAGTGGAGCTAAATTCCACCCAGTTGAATTTTTATAGCATCGAAGAATCATTGACATCAAGCATCAAAAGTTACTCAAGTAATGTATTCGAAACAAATGATTTTCGTTTAAATTCAAACGCAAAgtttcataatttttttaagaaGACTAAGACATATATGTTGGATGATGTAGAGACAAAGAAAATactgaagaaaataaaaaaaaatccatcgaaatatttgaataattccAATATGGTAACATCTTTCTCGTTGCAATTTGGTAAAGTGGGGATCCCTAAAGATTACAAGAAGAGATCACATGCTCTGAGACTTAGACTCGAAACCcaacaatttttaattaaatttccAACTATAGATGATTTGATTTATTGGGcaaattatatacatatgGGTATTTGCATATCTTTGGATTTGGATTTAAGAGAATTACCgaaatataaattcattCCACgtagaagaagaagaaggagAGATGTTATATCCGATGAACCACATGAGAGAAACGAAAGAAGACCTCAGATCAGTGGTTATATACGTTCCAGTTCAGGATCTGCATTGTTCATGTCAAATCCAAATCGCGACAATTATCTTTCGgaacatttaaatttattacattCAACGCCAATATCTGATAAGAGTCATTCTCCGTTGATATCACAATCTTTGAAGTCGCCAACAGGTTTGAATGATGGAAGGTCTAACAGTCTTTcgataaaaattaaaaatatttttaagtCAAATAAATCGAGACCTTCTTCGACTTCTAATACGCCTTCAAATTCGAGATCCTCGACACCAGTTTCCTTATCGCGTAAAGAACACTTTCAAAACacaagaacaagaacaacACGTTCAACATCTTTACCAAGTTCGATACGATCACCAGCATTAACTACAAAgaaatcattatcatcCATAAAGGTAAATATTAAACAGGACAGAATAGAAAATTCAAGTACTTGTACTATTCACGCACCAGCAGCTAGGCATAACACGAATATGaattctttattaaattcggattcatttaataatgaaagaaGCAGTAAGAATGAAGTGAATTCTTTCATCGACAAACCTATTGATTTAATTGCATTTGGGGAGGAATCCCCAACAACAGAACAAAACATCTCTCCTAATTCAATGGAGAGACGCACTCTTGATCCTAATCTCACCatacaaaatgaaaaatgtaAACATTCTATTAGTCTTCACCAAATGGACTATTTAGATGTTATAGGcgaatataataatgaagacGATGAGTATGAAGAAGGAGAAGAAATTTATTCCGATGGAGATTATGCAGAAGACGAAATCATGTCGAGATCTAACTCTACCAACAGATTATCCATTTATGATGTTGAAGGTTTTTTCCATGAAagtgatgatgatgatgattatGACTTTCATTTCAACGGTGTAACCAATTCACAAACTAGGACTACAAGCATGAACGAAACAAATCAAACTCCAACTTCAGTACCAGTTAATCACCAACCTTCCATTACAATATACGACTATCATGATGAAATAAAGTGGTACCCTCCAAGTAAACAAATGAcaagaaaaagatttattaaacatTCCTTGAGATGCCTAAAAactttaaatgaaaagaaagcTTGGGTTGGTAAAATATGCATCCAACCACAGAATATTAAATCGTCAGATGGTATCAAACCAATATACATTGGTGACCCAAAGAATAATtctaaatctttaaatGGTTATCATATAGATTCGCCTACAAGAAACCATCCCGTTAAAGCAAGTATTATTGGACCAGTAGgttttattcatttttcagaaaaatatactttACTTGATAAAATGGAATCAAAGCATATagaataa
- the TPHA0I01275 gene encoding uncharacterized protein, with amino-acid sequence MQPTTQAIKKDTTSEKKDNYIVKGVFWDPECVIA; translated from the coding sequence ATGCAACCAACTACCCAAGCTATCAAGAAAGACACTACATCCGAAAAGAAGGACAACTACATCGTCAAAGGTGTCTTCTGGGACCCAGAATGTGTCATTGCTTAA